The Euzebya sp. genome has a segment encoding these proteins:
- a CDS encoding monooxygenase, whose amino-acid sequence MSHVTVHLWRVPTAAVPLAVARMAADRWLLRGTPGLTFSKLLGTGDGRTLSPRDADPRTWGLVAAWQRAEDAVAFEAHRTPRGWRRIAEEEWRADLACQRTRGRWSGREPFTAREDLRGWDGPVVSLTRARLRPRTAATFWRAVPPVVADLEAGPQPLLRVGIGEAPIGVQGTLTLWRAAADLEAFAYRRGPHRRAIADTTRLDWYGEELFARFALLGVRGTVSQVSTTSPVGTAPGRGDLRA is encoded by the coding sequence ATGTCCCACGTGACGGTGCACCTCTGGCGCGTCCCCACCGCGGCGGTGCCCCTCGCCGTCGCGCGGATGGCCGCGGACCGCTGGCTGCTGCGCGGCACACCCGGCCTGACGTTCTCCAAGCTGCTCGGCACCGGGGACGGGCGGACGTTGAGCCCGCGGGACGCCGACCCGCGCACCTGGGGGCTGGTGGCGGCCTGGCAGCGGGCGGAGGACGCGGTGGCCTTCGAGGCCCACCGCACGCCGCGTGGGTGGCGACGCATCGCCGAGGAGGAGTGGCGCGCCGACCTCGCGTGCCAGCGGACGCGGGGGCGGTGGAGCGGGCGGGAGCCGTTCACCGCTCGTGAGGACCTCCGGGGCTGGGACGGCCCGGTCGTGTCGCTGACGCGCGCACGGTTGCGACCCCGCACGGCCGCGACGTTCTGGCGGGCCGTGCCGCCGGTGGTCGCCGACCTCGAGGCCGGCCCCCAGCCCCTGCTCCGCGTCGGCATCGGCGAGGCCCCGATCGGGGTGCAGGGCACGCTCACGCTGTGGCGCGCTGCCGCCGACCTCGAGGCGTTCGCGTACCGGCGCGGCCCCCACCGCCGGGCCATCGCCGACACCACCCGTCTGGACTGGTACGGCGAGGAGCTGTTCGCCAGGTTCGCGCTGCTGGGGGTGCGGGGAACCGTGTCGCAGGTCTCCACCACCTCCCCGGTCGGGACCGCCCCCGGACGAGGAGATCTGCGTGCGTGA